Proteins from a genomic interval of Pseudomonas sp. RC10:
- a CDS encoding energy transducer TonB, which produces MLNEPRRRAYLTAMQVVSWLPRTDLPFAAPSRPELLAPLLVFEDEVAQALPSVAPAVSRNEGPNGAAPAARTVERPKIEMPRPSSAAKPAVKPVEDEPAPEVVKAPVVPPPRFSLQLLRAGSCLLLVELATGEPFQSRDPSYLLLKDMLRAAGLPDSPQIIGEPVRWPLLVRGQMDQGPEAARDFVQGFLYARTEEEPCTCLWLIGLPAIRFAGEVDAESYNLEFQVEGLGSAWALPGLELLMDEPQRKADVWRAMRQLMGRWKSVND; this is translated from the coding sequence TTGCTCAATGAGCCTCGCCGCCGCGCTTATTTGACCGCCATGCAGGTGGTCAGTTGGCTGCCGCGCACCGATCTGCCTTTTGCTGCGCCTTCGCGTCCGGAGTTGCTCGCGCCGTTGCTGGTGTTCGAGGACGAGGTTGCGCAGGCGCTGCCATCGGTGGCCCCTGCGGTCTCCCGCAACGAGGGCCCGAACGGCGCAGCCCCTGCGGCACGCACGGTGGAGCGACCGAAGATCGAAATGCCTCGTCCTTCCTCCGCTGCCAAACCAGCCGTCAAGCCGGTGGAGGATGAGCCAGCCCCGGAAGTCGTGAAAGCGCCGGTTGTGCCGCCGCCGCGCTTCTCGTTGCAATTGCTTCGTGCGGGCAGTTGTTTGCTGTTGGTTGAGCTGGCAACGGGCGAGCCTTTCCAGAGTCGCGATCCTTCTTATCTCTTGCTCAAGGACATGCTGCGCGCCGCCGGTTTGCCTGATAGTCCGCAGATCATCGGCGAACCTGTGCGATGGCCGCTGCTGGTACGCGGCCAGATGGATCAAGGCCCAGAGGCGGCTCGTGATTTCGTTCAGGGTTTTCTGTATGCCCGGACAGAGGAGGAGCCTTGCACCTGTTTGTGGCTGATCGGACTGCCGGCGATACGTTTTGCCGGGGAAGTTGACGCCGAATCCTACAATCTTGAATTCCAGGTCGAAGGTCTGGGATCGGCCTGGGCGCTGCCGGGTCTGGAACTCCTGATGGACGAGCCTCAGCGCAAGGCCGATGTGTGGCGTGCCATGCGTCAATTGATGGGACGTTGGAAGAGCGTAAATGACTGA
- the mksF gene encoding Mks condensin complex protein MksF yields MSQERYGIRRFALLNTAGYSLGLFPLEHPLSVYGANNLGKSASINALQFPILARMSDMSFGKYSLDQSRRFYFASDTSYILVEVALPHGPHVIGVVGRGPGGGFGHQFFAYAGKLDLAHYQKNDTCLRQKELFTNLESQGLKAYELKPDELRRLLVGGHTSIPLDLTLIPLRSTSEQSLKTFRALFINLLHMREITAAKLKQLFLDAFEHSLRSGSVDYIAACEEAFRDVRRMEQDYNALVLAGPLVEALANGVKQRDILRGKLHRLSPLLDSLLGTWQDYSNARKEELVIQAEHYRGEQDALQNDQRGGTQELMRLEREISDLQRWIGELAVLKNRFALVDDVRVLEQQLLAAKDAHDELAGALAQSRQFSAEDLDERLRDLEKRLKSVKQQLDHADNNSYARLREEFSQPDVERLMRLFNSSLFSLPLGEQGIALDDGDAWVKSLEAILDGFKGERFEVPGLSINLSHIEPPALQALADRAALRDQKERLEKELKQLKTQQAVAADRAASKTQTEALYQQVLDAQKALEDFRRTQTLSAEEGEKLEQLAQMEAAQDELKRSSDAFTERVQQLSAKLQLVGRQIGDLESKQRTLDDALRRRQLLPADLPFGTPFMEPVDDSLDNLLPLLNDYQDSWQGLLRCDGQIEALYAQVRLKGVAKFDSEDDMERRLQLLINAYAHRTDEALTLGKARRAAVTDIARTLRNIRSDYDSLEHQLALFNREINRRQVSNLESFRIVLAPNKEALKHIDQIIHSAGQYEEGETLSVFDLSQSAEQDNKNEEAKEYLARLVAANHNQLGLKDLFELAFEITKVNGQPVIHTDIDGAASNGTTMTIKALTNMYLLLHLMDRDLAGRVRLPYYLDEAADIDERNQAALLETSLQLGFVPILASVKPQVSAHVAIDLEGGSGPAGIYIDEADWKYIRRRDEVSAVKAVEAAVAAEAAEAAAE; encoded by the coding sequence ATGAGCCAGGAACGCTATGGCATCCGCCGCTTCGCCCTGCTGAATACCGCCGGTTATAGCCTCGGGCTGTTTCCACTGGAACATCCATTGTCGGTGTATGGCGCGAACAACCTCGGCAAGAGTGCTTCGATCAACGCACTGCAATTCCCGATTCTGGCGCGCATGTCGGACATGTCCTTCGGTAAATACAGCCTCGACCAGTCCCGCCGCTTCTACTTTGCGTCAGATACCAGCTACATCCTCGTCGAAGTCGCCCTGCCCCACGGCCCGCACGTCATTGGCGTGGTCGGTCGAGGTCCGGGCGGCGGCTTTGGTCACCAGTTTTTCGCCTATGCGGGCAAGCTGGATTTGGCGCACTACCAGAAGAACGACACCTGCCTGCGGCAGAAAGAGCTGTTTACCAATCTGGAAAGCCAAGGCCTCAAAGCCTACGAGCTGAAACCGGACGAACTGCGTCGCTTGCTGGTCGGTGGTCATACCTCGATCCCGCTGGACCTGACGCTGATCCCACTGCGCTCCACCAGCGAACAGAGTCTGAAAACATTCCGCGCGTTGTTCATCAACCTGTTGCACATGCGCGAAATCACTGCTGCCAAACTCAAGCAACTGTTCCTCGACGCGTTCGAGCACAGCCTGCGTTCCGGTAGCGTGGATTACATCGCCGCGTGCGAAGAAGCCTTCCGCGATGTACGTCGCATGGAACAGGACTACAACGCGCTGGTGCTTGCCGGTCCTTTGGTCGAAGCCCTGGCGAACGGCGTCAAACAGCGCGACATCCTGCGTGGCAAGTTGCATCGCCTGTCGCCCTTGCTGGACTCGTTGCTTGGCACATGGCAGGACTACTCCAACGCACGCAAGGAAGAGCTGGTCATTCAGGCCGAGCACTACCGCGGCGAGCAGGACGCCTTGCAAAACGATCAGCGCGGTGGCACTCAGGAGCTGATGCGCCTTGAGCGTGAGATCAGCGACCTGCAACGCTGGATCGGCGAATTGGCCGTGCTGAAGAACCGCTTTGCGCTGGTGGACGACGTTCGCGTTCTCGAACAGCAACTGCTGGCCGCCAAAGATGCCCATGACGAACTGGCCGGTGCGCTGGCACAGTCCCGTCAGTTCAGCGCTGAAGATCTGGACGAACGCCTGCGCGATCTGGAAAAGCGTCTGAAATCGGTGAAGCAGCAGCTCGATCATGCGGACAACAACAGCTACGCCCGACTGCGAGAAGAGTTCTCGCAACCGGACGTCGAACGCCTGATGCGCCTGTTCAACAGCTCACTCTTTAGCCTGCCGCTCGGCGAACAAGGCATCGCGCTGGATGACGGTGATGCATGGGTCAAATCGCTGGAGGCCATTCTGGATGGGTTCAAAGGCGAGCGTTTTGAAGTGCCGGGCCTGTCAATCAACCTGTCGCACATCGAGCCGCCCGCGTTGCAGGCGTTGGCCGACCGCGCAGCGTTACGTGATCAGAAAGAGCGTCTGGAAAAAGAACTCAAGCAACTGAAGACCCAACAAGCCGTTGCGGCTGACCGCGCCGCGAGCAAAACCCAGACTGAGGCCCTGTATCAGCAGGTGCTGGATGCGCAGAAAGCGCTGGAAGATTTCCGTCGCACCCAGACCCTGAGCGCCGAAGAAGGCGAGAAGCTGGAACAACTGGCTCAGATGGAAGCGGCACAGGACGAACTCAAGCGCTCCAGCGATGCCTTCACCGAACGCGTTCAGCAACTGTCGGCGAAGCTGCAATTGGTAGGGCGTCAGATCGGCGATCTGGAATCCAAACAACGCACACTGGATGACGCGCTGCGTCGCCGTCAGCTGCTGCCTGCTGACTTGCCATTCGGCACGCCGTTCATGGAGCCTGTCGACGATTCGCTGGACAATCTGCTGCCCCTGCTCAACGACTACCAGGACAGCTGGCAAGGTCTGTTGCGTTGCGACGGTCAGATTGAAGCCTTGTATGCGCAGGTACGCCTGAAGGGGGTGGCCAAGTTCGACAGCGAAGACGATATGGAGCGCCGTCTGCAATTGCTGATCAACGCCTATGCGCACCGTACTGATGAAGCGCTGACTTTGGGCAAGGCACGTCGTGCAGCCGTCACCGACATTGCGCGGACCCTGCGCAACATTCGCAGCGACTACGACAGCCTTGAGCATCAACTGGCGTTGTTCAACCGCGAGATCAACCGACGCCAAGTCTCCAACCTGGAAAGCTTCCGCATCGTTCTGGCTCCTAACAAGGAAGCGCTCAAGCACATCGACCAGATCATCCACAGCGCCGGTCAGTACGAAGAAGGCGAAACGCTGTCGGTCTTCGACCTGAGCCAGAGCGCCGAGCAGGACAACAAGAACGAAGAAGCCAAGGAATACCTGGCGCGCCTGGTGGCAGCGAACCATAACCAGCTGGGTCTTAAAGATCTGTTCGAGCTGGCGTTCGAAATCACCAAGGTCAACGGCCAGCCGGTTATCCACACCGACATCGATGGCGCCGCGTCAAACGGCACGACCATGACCATCAAAGCGCTGACCAACATGTACCTGTTGCTGCACTTGATGGACCGCGATCTGGCCGGTCGTGTGCGCCTGCCTTACTACCTCGACGAAGCGGCAGACATCGACGAACGTAACCAGGCAGCGTTGCTGGAAACCAGCCTGCAATTGGGCTTCGTGCCAATTCTGGCGAGCGTTAAGCCGCAAGTGTCCGCGCATGTCGCGATCGACCTTGAAGGCGGCAGTGGCCCTGCTGGTATTTACATCGATGAGGCCGACTGGAAATACATTCGTCGTCGCGATGAGGTGAGTGCGGTGAAGGCAGTGGAAGCGGCGGTAGCGGCGGAAGCGGCGGAAGCGGCTGCTGAATAG
- the mksE gene encoding Mks condensin complex protein MksE, protein MHLDLSELSQLAPIFRELFKGYHVSRRDPELYAQLSNFQDQYRTLFKALGFELICDTRGFYYFVPDLAAAQVNKTAQRLALFTFILVEHLADQGRDPVAVLDGGSLGRDELPSLLDKYRDLFLQAEVQTQEELEEKIMRRMTQLGFASEEVGIYRFLPPMHRFLDVCLSVQQDRDLAASLHSDLPLPTPVLIDDDSDEKLLQTDDPLDLAEFDDTEESEEQALARAIAEEQEHDA, encoded by the coding sequence ATGCATCTTGATCTATCCGAACTGTCCCAGCTTGCGCCGATCTTTCGCGAGCTGTTCAAGGGCTACCACGTTAGCCGTCGCGACCCTGAGCTGTACGCGCAACTGTCCAACTTTCAAGACCAGTACCGCACGCTGTTCAAGGCGCTGGGTTTCGAGCTGATCTGCGACACCCGTGGCTTCTACTATTTCGTACCGGACCTGGCCGCTGCGCAAGTCAACAAGACTGCACAGCGTCTGGCCCTGTTCACATTCATCCTTGTCGAGCACTTGGCCGACCAGGGCCGCGACCCGGTGGCCGTCCTCGATGGTGGCAGTCTGGGCCGTGACGAATTGCCTTCACTGCTGGATAAATACCGTGACCTGTTCTTGCAAGCCGAAGTGCAGACCCAAGAAGAGCTGGAAGAGAAAATCATGCGCCGCATGACCCAGCTCGGGTTTGCCTCCGAAGAAGTGGGTATCTATCGCTTCCTGCCGCCGATGCACCGTTTTCTGGATGTATGTCTGTCGGTTCAGCAGGACCGCGACCTGGCAGCCAGCCTGCACAGCGACCTGCCATTGCCAACGCCGGTGCTGATCGACGACGACAGCGACGAGAAGCTGCTACAGACCGATGACCCGCTCGACCTGGCGGAATTTGACGACACCGAAGAAAGCGAAGAGCAGGCCTTGGCTCGCGCTATCGCCGAAGAACAGGAACATGACGCATGA
- the mksB gene encoding Mks condensin complex protein MksB, producing MIEPKRVLRALAEHWALLEPLCEHFDQGTLSLSELRLQLAAQQLESTPQDITHLLDVWIRLDILVPVAKSPNRFELNAQIHDFLSYLRREHRLGLCLEIEAYLRHLERLAGYIQEAFDARDANDLARQLRLLDMRVRDVLKKLANDEQALVAVAERAKTSDRQIPLRQRYAEVLATWDEYVEPMIQLVNADGAFEQGVRKVENVLLRMLTDQQRLGHLVDDDMLLRTHARILEMQTSAQLTLRHARELLLPLREEARRHNAVTRGAALALSAIRRKGIDAVPQAAMPMFTRPQSTFLGSANQVEAYVYALARFEPKPARFPKANITRKGEPPRAPRTVKEMVERCEEALPMPDLMVWLLEQEPTGATDELLYWFSRLSREKRFKRERLERREYLTQEHRVSLRSFALLSSKDATPENSEGTAHAS from the coding sequence ATGATCGAACCTAAGCGCGTCCTGCGCGCCCTTGCCGAACACTGGGCGCTTCTTGAGCCTCTGTGCGAGCACTTCGACCAAGGCACCCTGAGCCTGAGCGAATTGCGCCTGCAACTGGCGGCCCAGCAACTGGAAAGCACACCCCAGGACATCACCCACCTGCTGGACGTGTGGATTCGTCTCGATATTCTGGTTCCCGTGGCCAAAAGCCCGAACCGTTTCGAGCTGAACGCGCAGATCCACGACTTCCTGTCGTACCTGCGCCGCGAGCACCGCCTTGGCCTGTGCCTGGAGATCGAAGCCTATCTGCGCCATCTGGAGCGACTGGCCGGTTACATCCAGGAAGCGTTCGACGCCCGCGATGCCAACGATCTCGCCCGCCAGTTGCGCCTGCTCGACATGCGCGTGCGCGACGTGCTGAAAAAGCTCGCCAACGATGAACAGGCGCTGGTCGCCGTGGCCGAACGTGCCAAGACCAGCGACCGCCAGATCCCGCTGCGTCAGCGCTATGCCGAAGTGCTGGCGACTTGGGATGAGTACGTCGAGCCTATGATCCAGCTGGTCAACGCCGACGGCGCCTTCGAACAAGGCGTGCGCAAGGTCGAAAACGTCTTGCTACGCATGCTCACTGATCAGCAGCGCCTTGGGCACCTGGTCGACGACGACATGCTGCTGCGCACTCACGCGCGGATTCTGGAAATGCAGACCAGCGCGCAACTGACCCTGCGTCATGCTCGCGAACTGCTGCTGCCATTGCGTGAAGAGGCGCGTCGCCACAATGCCGTGACCCGTGGCGCCGCGCTGGCCCTGTCAGCCATTCGCCGCAAGGGCATCGACGCGGTGCCCCAGGCCGCGATGCCGATGTTCACCCGTCCGCAAAGCACCTTCCTCGGCAGCGCAAACCAGGTAGAAGCTTACGTTTATGCTTTGGCCCGTTTCGAGCCGAAACCGGCCCGTTTCCCCAAAGCCAACATCACCCGCAAAGGCGAGCCCCCTCGGGCGCCGCGCACGGTCAAGGAAATGGTCGAACGTTGCGAAGAGGCCCTGCCGATGCCAGACCTGATGGTCTGGCTGCTGGAGCAGGAGCCGACCGGCGCCACCGACGAATTGCTGTATTGGTTCTCGCGCCTGTCGCGGGAAAAACGCTTCAAACGCGAGCGTCTCGAACGCCGTGAATATTTGACCCAGGAGCACCGTGTCAGCCTGCGCTCCTTCGCCCTGCTCTCAAGCAAAGACGCTACCCCAGAGAATTCCGAGGGCACCGCCCATGCATCTTGA